ATTTGACATCTCAAACAATTCTGTTCTTTTCAGTATTTCAAGATTTGTCAAGGTTCTGCTAAGGTTGAGGAGTCTCCTTGACTTGGGGTGTTCTTGAGCTGCACTAGTTTCTTGTTCCCTTGAATCAACGACCTCTTTGATAGAGTCTCTGACACTGATCTCTTCGGGCTCTAAGCTAAAGTCCTCTTCAGATGAGTTGCAGCTAAGATGGTTACTACTTTTTTTGCCAACCAAGGTTTCTTCCTCATCCACCGGAGTCATCTGAATGTAACAAGTGGCACTGTCAGCATTTCTTTTCGCTTTAGGGGAAAAAATGATACTTGAagcatataacatatatatatatatatatatatatatttaccttGACATCTGTAAGATCCATGTTGTTCTCCcttagaaatgaaatgaaatcattaaaattttgttctgTAGGTCGATAATGACCACTGTGAGGCCAAACTGCCTGTTGAACAGAGTAATAGTAAGTGTTGTCAAGAGAGTGGCATAACAAAAGGAGTACTGAAAAAACAAAAGTTATGAAAGATATTATCCATAGCTATACCTTAAGGACACCGCTATCAACAACTAATCTTCCAGCAGCAGTGGTAGCACCTCCAGCCAAGAAGCTAGAATGTTGAAATGTACCCTTCCTTTTAATGCCAACATACAAGATCTTTGATGTGCTAAGAACAAAAATCCACTTAGCATTGCCAGTTTCTTCAATAGTATGGAGAGGCTTCCCTGTTTGCTTATATATAAACTTCCCATCTACCACGATAACTTCATAGGGCTTCCTTTCCATCTGTAAGGAGGATAATTGTTTCAGTGAAGGTTTGAACATAAACCCAGATAAAATTTGatgaacaaaagaaataaagacCCACCGGACCAAGATATTTGATGCACTGCTGTTGAAGCTTGGATCTAGGACATTTCTCTATATTTACTTCTTTCCCTTCTCCAATGTCCAGCCTGTACTTTAGAAACAAGTATATCCATTTTCAGTTTCACTTTGTAGAAAAAGTATTAGTAATGAACCAAAACACTAGGTTAAAGAAAATTACCAGTAAAAGAAGGGCTCATGACTCTGAGAATGGAGCCATTGATTATAATAGAAGTGTAAATTGTGTCCATAGCGATGCCTTGGATCAATCTGAATAACACATGAAACAAGAATTAGTAATACTAATAACTAATAAAGAACTGCTgtaaactaaattcatttttacTGCAAGTGACTTACTGCCTCAAGCCAGTGTTGCAAAGCAAGCTTTTGAGCTTTACCGTTCTTCGATAAACCTTTTCCAACCTTGGCAGCTCTAGTTCTTGCCCTTGACCAACGTGAAATTGCAGTCTCATCTTTATCTATATCAAAGAATGAGACGGAACTCCTCTCGAGTTCAGCATAATCTAAGAGCTTCCACCACCTACATTACAACAAATAATTGCattagaaaaaaacaaaaaagttttGCATAGACAGGTAATATAGAACATACAAATATAATACACACCAGCTCTGCTCAACAAGAATCGCACAATCTGCTAGCTTTCTCCTTGTTCGAAAGCTCTTGTATACCTTCTGTAATCTTATTGCTGCCTCGTGTTGTGGATTGTTGGGATCTAAAACGGGTGATGGTTTTGGAGTCTCTATTAAACCATCTGGTTTTGGGGATTGAATATTCATTCGTTGGCTATTTAAACTGACAGCTTGAATGAGCAAATTCTCAGCTTTATCCAATGAAGGAGACTTAAATGAAAGCATTCTCCCGAAATCTCTCCCTTTAAAGCTAACAGACCCCTCCAGTATCATCTTTCCGGAACCTACAGATCTAAATATCATTGGCTCGGAATCTAAACTTTTGAAACTGGTGGATCTAACTGGTGTTTTGACTTCATCATCACCGAAACTAATGGACTTCACCGTGATGGATTCTAAGCCATTCTCCACATCACTGCATGTAGCAAATGGGCAGGAAAAAGAAACACCCATCCCACAACAAAGCACACTGATTTCTCTGAAACAAAAATCAACTCAGTTAGGcgttttaaatggtaaatatatcaaatttattgatGTTACAACAAACAAGATACAGCATGATTCATGTTATACACAAAATGGTTAACCATTTTCACAAACAGCACCACTTGTTGAACGTATAACCCCCCcaagcaaaaaataaataaaagcttgTTAACTTGAAAATCTACCATCTTATTAGAATCAAATGCAGATCTTTTCTCTTCTTCACATTGTCtgatgaatgaaaataaaggggaaaaaaagaagaagcgcATTTCATTAAGTCAAAAGCAAATAAAGAAACCCTTATCGACATCCTAGAACAAGGATTCTGGATCTGCCAAGACCATTAAAAAACAGCAATATTCTCAGAACCCCGCTtgagaaaccaaaaaaaaacacatttctAAAAAACATATGactgaaaaataacaaattaatggAACCCATTgcatcaaaacaaaaacaaaaagagaaaccAGCACTGGGCAAGTAAACAGTAGAGAATAAAGAGAATATTAccttaaaaatgaaaagcaaaCAAATGGGCTAAAAAGAACAGGAAAGAAGCGGATTGTTGAGAATTTTCTCAGTTGTTTGTTGGATTTTGGTTTCAGATTGCTTTCTCTCTGTCTCTCAGGAATACAAACTCTTTCAAGTCTCAATGCAAAAATCAAACTACAAATACTAACTTCGACCTCGGATTATATTTATAGGTGACGACCACTTAGAAATTCAAAGACTCAAAACAGTGTTGcctttgttcttttttgtttgttttttttctacCACGTGGTTGCAGgcctcctttcctttctttcaacttattttttgtactatttttccttttgattccATTTTGGTACATTTTAGAGCAAACATTTTGTACTTTGTTTGAAAAcatagaaacaaaaaaaaaaaaaaattgacatctTCAAAAGTAGAACATATTTTTAGTctatatattcaaatttcatttggATGAAACTTTTTTTTCAGGTTGATTAGtaatttccttgttttataattttatggaACTAAGTACAAACAGAGTTATTGCCTCCTATTTGTAAAACATATTGATTTATCTATTTCAGTTTTGTTTTCAGAATTGTTCAtcaatttagattaaattttaataaaaaataaactctcATTAGAcgtttaagaaaatttattttttttgaaggttaatttttatattatattaaaaattaacttttttatatttcaaatatgatGTTTGTATTATGACTcggtaaaaaatattatttatatttgttaataaagaaaaaaatatttttaattagcataaaatttaaattaaattgagtttaaaagAGTGAAATGTGACGTAGTCAAAGTTCAGTGGTGGAAATTGGAAAACACAAACGCCAGCGCTGATGCGACTCATTACTTCAGGTCACGCATTACATTACATACTATTTGGAACTTGTAAAAAACGTAGCTTCATTCCCAAGTCTTTAGCTTCTAAACTAAACATCATTCTAAAagacttttcttttttattcttttataactATTTGAACTTGTAATAAACGTAGCTTCATTCCCAAGTTTTTAGCTTAAATTTAAACCTTCTTCCAAAagactattttatttattttatatttataaccgcaaaaaattattatttcaagtTAAAAGAACAGTAGTTAAAATCTCTTATTCTCATTTCAAGAGTTTAGTTTTTGTATGTGTGCAACGATAATTCGAACTAAATTAGTCTCAAAGAAGTACCCGAAGTTCTACAACTAATCCACTAAGACAAATGAGCTCCAGCTATCGCTAAGATATCTTATTGTTAAGCATTGTTTCTTTCAATACTtttctttctgttaaaaaaaactaaaattttgttgtCAACAATATAAGAAAGCACTGGTTAAACTCCTTATTGACATCTCAAATATCAAAGTTTAAATCTTGATATTATCATTTCTTTCTTAACATGTAATATGTACCAAAAACTTAAAAGTAAAAGCAAATTTAATGTTAACAGATATTAACTAAAATAgtatatacaaaaattaaaattagtgatttttaaatttaataaatttaatatgttagatataaatcaattaattcatCCTTAATTAACATGCATACGGACAAAGCTAACccacttattaaaataaaagctaaaatggGGTGAAGCTTCCATACAATTTTCAGGTAAGAGCTAGTTTTGAATGTTTGGTCATCAGTTTACAACAAAGCAAAACCAACACTTGTATTAAAAGCATGCTTGTCGTTTTATTCCAATCTGATGCAAGAAAAtctgtataataaaataaaataaaatgttgaaaaactttaaaagagaACCCTAACAATATTCAAAAAGAGGCAAAAGTTCTTTTTTCGTAAATTGTTCCAATAAAACAAATCCACTTCAacttatgaataaataaataaatgaatgaatttaagGATATCTGTTTCCTACCGtataaaagatttataaaaaactaaaataatattataatattatactacctcatcattaattaaaaatagtatatttttctCCTGTACTATTATTATTCAAGTATGATTCAATATTGTCTCTTCaaataatcattattttaatactctgctctttttatatatttctaatttattattgttaaccGTCTCCATCTTTTTACTGATAATTTTTCTTAGATGTTACTTGATTGAAGATATCTAACTATTGAATGttatttataaagttaaagttaattttaattggtatataactctaatactaattaaatgataattaatatgtttaaaatttaattaataactctattttacataaataaaattagcataactcttttaaaagtaaaaagtcatttttataataatttcaaatttattataattatttttaattaataattttaaattgaattaagttataattatcacaactttTCTTATATATCATGCTTAGagttttattcaaataataattttattttaaaattagcaaaaCTTTATTTACATCAAACTTTTTTAACTATTagttgtaaattaaattatacttatttttaattgtataattatcaaatttttattaaattataattatttttaaatatataattatcacaacttctattttatgtcaacttttaattaataattctaaattaaatattataattatttttaaatatcaatttagtaatatgatgaGAATAAAgagtatttttatatgtttaaaagaatttcaaattgtacttttatatatacattatagataaaaaattaaaacaaaatagattttaaaggtattatttaattttaaaagagtttttcctataatgaaacaataaaaaagcgacaaataaattggttttgagcttaaatttgtaatataacAATgacatttatataatatatcatatatattatctaaAGTAATATATTGAAGCAATTTAGGAAACAATATTAGATGGAGTAGTTTATTGTTGAATAAGTGGCAGTTTTTTTGTTGATACCTCAGCAGTCATAATACTAAGATAACGTTGGTAATTATTTAGTAGTGcaaattttaaacttcaaatgtaatatttatttattttaaatttttaaatataatttaataatatatagcaaaatcttaattaagtggaattaaatttttgtatattaaaattttatgtaaattgtAAAACACTTTTATTATTACGTTTTTGAAATGCAACCATAATATGTTTGAAAATCAAATGGGTTAATTTTCAGGTTTGCGAGGGTAAatacaaagtttattataataaaattataataaaattaattatgttcatattgtagtaaacatgtaattgttctctatgtatttgaacgataaatatataaatttcatatttcactgttatgtcttttatattttgtctttcatattttgcatgcatagcgaaattgtgacaatcaaatattagctcattgattgtctaagttcaaactgatgataagtggcattgtaagaacgtttGCATTATGAGAatgacaacttacttcagtagataatctaaacgagtctgtaatcccgtaaaagaattaaagtgagCATTTGAGTCAAATACTGAAAAGGATTATTTtgttgtctacaattccaattgaggagatgactagtcttggctatcggagcagttgactccacgggtaaAGATATAGATATATTCATTGtcagaatgatacattggactggacccaagatgaattaattctgaatccgtttgtgaattaattcacttgtaacattcatggtgtgatttacctaaatcttgagttagtcattgaccatgcatatgtaactcatgtgctttgatataagtggaggcttatgctctaaaaaTGATCGAGCCGATAACTAGTATGTTGgatacatgacttgtgtatggtatggctttactagcaacagtggaattcataactcaattaaagagttaatagtatcctttcattggcattgtgtggattggtaaatatggaacgtggccacgggttacttgttctcgaacgagcaatttatcatagtcattttttgacggtgatcatattaatcattaagaagacacaatggtgacaatgagataaaataggattgtattgaatgaatggatttaactcaaaggaattaaggatacatatgagggtaacacacacatgacgaggtcattggacaaagcagttggattaattgttttcataaagagtatacaataaggagttttcaatcatggtacttcttatgGATTGACTCCaagattaagtaattgcgaattattgAAACGATACTTCTGggtataattgcaattactataatctaattgtatatgtccaattggtccctctactagctcaacaaaagcatGATCGAGctacatttgaattagaagtaaattctataactttagaaataatttaattgagttggtttATTCGATGAGGAATTAAATTTGGCggtcgtaagaattgttcaactagagaatttgattaaataattttcttgaaaaattaatttgaaaaatctaagtgatttttggggaaattaattttaatcaagtaaaattatattaatcaaattaattaaaattattatgatatttttagaaattaattttgaagtcaaacaattggcctaatggataattgaacttgaaaattagacctgagatcgtaaattaGGTCCGAGAACTAAAACTGAGACCAAAATCCAAAAATTGGTCGAACCAGGCTTGATATGAGAAACTGGTCTGACGGTCCAACCAATTGGGCCGTCACTAGCCCAAACTTAAACGATAAAAATTGAACCAGCTCGAGGTGCTAACGGTTGCAACGGCAATATTCCGATGGCCAAAAAATGGTCGACGACGGTGGGTCTTCGATGGTTAAGCAAtggaagaattacactcctaCTCGGACTTTATTAGAGaacttgatttcaaattaactattctaaaaataatattatttgaatatatttaatatttaatttaatttactacttatcttaatagtatttgattaatttaatattaaagtgatgatcttaatattaaatttaatttaatgtttatcttgtaggtaaatattctattaatttaatattaaaatgattaagtttaGTCATATAGCTGAattctctaaactctccttatataaagagagtcttaggtcattatttttcacacacttgaattcaagagaaagttgtagagagaaaattctctgaagaaattattttagaaattttctagagatatttttcttatttacaacttgacctaaaatttattttcgcTGCATTTTCCAAACTCGATttctaacaattggtatcagagccaggttgcactctatctataagtataaacagataatcaaaataaaattttcttcttcttgaatgatttgattacatagaaagtgacattctttagatcttatgcatgttttgagttatatatagGAATGgatgtaatattatatattttgtatatatatttttgaggttgtgatttttagaaaatatatcgtagactatcatctccacgtaggactatttttttcaaaatcatagaattcttgtgagccAGAAACGGACATAcgacttaaatgtaattttttccaAAGGAGTCCATGACGAGGAGAAGAAGGAGCGATGGCGGTCAAAAACACAAGGAATGCCTTGTGGCGAAAAGCTATGtattcttttttagtttttcatttattttctagaaatagaaccatgaAAACCTCgactaacaattttattttattgcccatctctttatatatatctatttaataattatttatgatataattgtgatatatatgtatgagatgatccacagtTGATCTATTAAAcataagaagtgtggtaatgagtaaatacatgtgttgtattgttctgttcacttctttaggttattcgattactgtgagaagtgtggtaatgagaaagtGCATGTCTAAGATTGGCTCTGGCTAGGAAATGCTTGGTTTTTAAGCGGTCAAATTTGCCTCACCTCTCTTTATTGGGACCCTTCCTGGTGCACAattcacattcacttcttcggTTTTCCCCTCAAAAGAAAAACCGTGGAGAACCAAAAGTGTTTGCTTTACAATTGATTTATTCTTGTGAATAAATGAATGTGAATACTATAAAATTATCATAGCATGCCATGCATGTTATAGCCCGTTtgtcagtggtgtcgaaaacagtggtttcggggccaccaaattcgacgagtaagttcataaatattattatttaatatttatgagtcaaatatggttttaaaaaggtttttgatttgataatttatgttatataagtgatttattaagttcaagtggtatgaccctaaggtcaagtggttttagaaaatgaggtctCGGGACCTCGTTTTTATAAACCaggccgtaaatatttttataaatatttaaggaatTTCATTAATATGGtaataaagttttgttgaaaaattttaacgttttgatagttaattaagcgaaaaggactaaattgtaaaagatgtaaaatttgatcactttttgatttgagtgattaaatgactttttgaataaatgaaaagggacttaaatggtaattataccatttaagaatttagtggaCGATTTTGGGCAactaaaagcataaaatttggatgattattaaaaggacaaaatggtaatttcataattaaattaaattaaaaacaaaacaattatcatctttttccttGGTGTTTTCTGAAATTGGAGAAATATGGAAGCCATGTATGATAGCTTAAGAATTCAGTCAAAGTCTCATTTTGCATGTAAGTCCAatttagccccgtttttaataatttttatgtttttgagatcgttgcaactaggtccagctagcccgtaccttcgtttttgaaactgttaaagattttgaatttttccattgatgaatctatgtgattttagaagttaaatgattaatttaaaatgttggttgatgtttaaaagtattttgttaagtgattttgatgaatttttcgattagggactaaattgttaaaatagtaaataaacaaggatttaatgtaaatttattgaaaatttgggattttttgTGTGCCATGAATATTTGGATGATGTGAATTGGAATtagaaatggttaatttgcatgatttaggctcagggactaaagtgaataaaagtaaaattttgggaaattttataaaaatatcaaaatgactaaattgcataaaatatattgttttactatctaaattaatagattgaatgaaaatattaatttagatcaagatcgggtggaaaatcaaggagaatagaaaattaccaaaatgcctttGTACTTTGTCATTTCTGAAATTTAGCCAGGTTAGTTTGTATGAActgtattatgtataattttgattaaatttaattttaatatatgattttattgaaaatgaatcaatatatatatatatatgttattataaaagTTATCATGTTGTGAGACGACGTAAATCCAACGGCCTATAGGCGatcatcgaatatgaaaagggatagcttcagtTATCGATCATGAAAAGGGATAGTTTCggctatcgattatgaaaagggatggtgacgaccatcaagtatgaaaagggatggtgatgaccatcgattaatgaaaagggatggtttcgaccatcaagtatgaaaagggatggtgacgaccatcgattaatgaaaagggatggtttcaACCATggaatatgaaaatggatggttACAACCattgtttagcacactttgtgtgagctccAGTAAGGGTTCCGATTGACTTCACTACGACAAATATGAAAAGGTATGATGTACcaatgatcaaagtatgaatattcatgtttatgaaatgtatgatatAAGTGATGCTATGTTATGTACCCATATCTTACCATGTAATGATATttctaagttatgtgtttaatcactagcttgtggctatggttaatgttatatttatgtcttatgtgtatgcaaatgaaatggtaagtgttcaataagAACTAAGACATGTTTATATGAAACTCAATGGAATGATGATACATGGAAAAACATGACATGTtgtgatggatgataaatccaattgaatcacACTCAAGAATAATGGTTACCCATGTCAAATTCATAATCATGTTTAAATAAACTaccatgtgttgttgatgttcTAGGGCTTATGTCaagcttgtggatatgattgatttttatgACAATGCTTGTACTCTGTTTatgaaacgggtaagaaaaggaaatgaaactGTAAGTACGTAGTTGGGATGTATTATGATGTATTATATGTGAGGAAATTAATTATGCTATGGATAAATACACTGAATCAAGagttaataatgttgtttaggcttatgataagcattaGGGacggaatggaaagtaagtaaatagaaagatatataatcttataaaaggttgatgattatatattatgtcttatgaaatcctatcatgttatgaatggtCAATAAATATGCGACGTTAacgaacttactcatttgtgagttgatggtCATATCAATTTATGAATCTTATAGTATTGACatagatttatgtttattctataaagtttattattgaaatggattACTATGCTTAtagtttatatgagcttactaagcattcattgcttacgtagtttttcttttaccttacagattatcggaagctcaattgggttggaagctagtcagagatccatcacactatccatcgattttatcggtagattttgatgctttagtcgtggttataatggcatgtatggGTGGACgtatgtctaatgtttagttaatgatatcggcatgtaatgttgctttgaatttgtgaaactaACGATATTTAGTGCCTTGATGAttggtgtgcttttggcactttgatgtttaaaggttggtgcttataatatcaaattgatgcatggttttATGGCCAAAGTGGTAAGAGTTGGCATGTTTGCAAAGTGAACATTTAGGGCATGTTTGATATAAAAACAAGTTAATCGAAAAACGGttaaatatgtacatgtataggtgttttgtgctTGATAATATAGCCaatatgtttggcttgtaattatGGTATTTTGGATGATGCATTATTTGTTatgttggcatgtatatgtggtcTATTATGGTTGATATTTTGGCATGTTGGTGCTTAAAGGTTGGGACTTCGAATGGTGTATAAAATGCATGTTATGAAATGTTGCTTTGATATGCTTCAATATGATCATTGAGGTACGGAAATTGATAGTGAACATTGAGTTAAGAAATGGCTAGTTTTGTGTGTTTGGAGGTGTTGACATATGGTCAAGTTTGCTAAGGTAGTGATGATAGGTGTTGAATAGTCAAATTGGTGTTTTTGAGTATGATATTGACATGTGAACATTATGGTAAATGTTGGcataaaattagttataaagGTTAGTTGATTTGTGGTTAAACTTAGCAAATGTATAATCATGTTtgattgttgtgattgaggtgccttttgggcatattggttgtatgattaAATACTACAATGATCTAGCTTGAATATACATGTGTTAGTACATTTTGAATGCTTGCATATAGGTGCAAATGACTTGTAAGGGTGtgcttgaattgggtgaaaaaaatggcttgaaattggcctatttcttgtccacacggcctaagacacaggcgtATGTCTCAACCATGtatgtcccctgtaggtttttaaatgttgcatttcaagagttacataacctagcacacgggtgtgtggcttggccgtgtgaaccaAGTTAGAGAATTACACGGgtacggacacgggctgggacacgtccacgtgtccctacttcgaatgcccacacagcctgagacataGGCGTATGTCTCAGCCGTATGAGTCATACGGTCTGGCCACACGGCCTTGTGACCCTTGTAGtatgaatttttctatctttttccataaAGTTCTAACtattttcgatttagtcccgaatcatttctaaagtgtttctaaggcctcgagggttCGAAAAAGGGACATTATGCAAGTGTTTGCATGGATTAtgatataatttatgaaatatttgagaATGAAcgtttttatgttaaaattttcctgtaatgctctgtaaccctattttgacgacggatatgggttaggggtgttacaatgcaTTTATTAGAAGCATGTCATATAGATTAGGTAAGAATGTCACTAAGGCTATTGTATAGCCATTCTTGAAATATGGGATAAAAACAACTTtacatgttattttaaaatattgaatgggAGAAGGTCCTTGAACAAGACCTACGGCCGCCATTAATGGTCCCTAAGTGATAACATGATAAAGTTTTGATCCGATTCCTACCCTGGTCGCACCCTAAGGTAAACTTTATCATGTGGGTTCACTGGATGAGATTTCCTTTTAAGGATaactagtcatgcatgactcTCAGTGAGATTATCCCAAGATGACTCGCAAATGAAAGCGTGTTCATAATGGGTGTTGAGTCAATGGTTACACACTCAAGATCTTCTCTTAGGGTCTATCTGTTTCTCTAAAAATGGCTTTtagaaaatgatttctggaaaattaCTTACTTTcttggaaaatgacttactttcctggaaaagttaatattttctagtgtttAGATGattttgtgtaaaatattttctattgtttgacagatttcttaaaaatatttcataaaagctattttcaattaaatgaacatacatttgagattttttttcattgtttaattgagtttattttatatctataaatttatattttacattgtttttgaatatactaaatatattttttaaattgattcattaCAACGTCATGTTTTAGTTGCATGACTACcaagtgaattttttatttaaacatgtaacaacaacaaaattgaaaaagaaaaaaatgtcaacaattggacttgattttcaaatcaaaagtagagagactaaattcttgaaaataaaagtacaaagactaaattgtaaatttgtgtcgagtacatagacttatgacatattttaatattgatattataatatatttattattaatatatgtatatttgtaataaatatttattattaaaatattaa
This genomic stretch from Gossypium raimondii isolate GPD5lz chromosome 6, ASM2569854v1, whole genome shotgun sequence harbors:
- the LOC105774806 gene encoding LOW QUALITY PROTEIN: IQ domain-containing protein IQM2 (The sequence of the model RefSeq protein was modified relative to this genomic sequence to represent the inferred CDS: inserted 1 base in 1 codon) — translated: MGVSFSCPFATCSDVENGLESITVKSISFGDDEVKTPVRSTSFKSLDSEPMIFRSVGSGKMILEGSVSFKGRDFGRMLSFKSPSLDKAENLLIQAVSLNSQRMNIQSPKPDGLIETPKPSPVLDPNNPQHEAAIRLQKVYKSFRTRRKLADCAILVEQSWWWKLLDYAELERSSVSFFDIDKDETAISRWSRARTRAAKVGKGLSKNGKAQKLALQHWLEAIDPRHRYGHNLHFYYNQWLHSQSHEPFFYWLDIGEGKEVNIEKCPRSKLQQQCIKYLGPMERKPYEVIVVDGKFIYKQTGKPLHTIEETGNAKWIFVLSTSKILYVGIKRKGTFQHSSFLAGGATTAAGRLVVDSGVLKAVWPHSGHYRPTEQNFNDFISFLRENNMDLTDVKMTPVDEEETLVGKKSSNHLSCNSSEEDFSLEPEEISVRDSIKEVVDSREQETSAAQEHPKSRRLLNLSRTLTNLEILKRTELFEMSNGDHRAVVPSYYDNMMDSPLKDGYETEEEVTALEQDSVVPKEKTDEHYLDNEVEDIPDESILKRVNSRKGMKSYQLGKQLSCKWTTGAGPRIGYLRDYPLELQFQALEHAKLSPRSASXFKLYFSFWSTSSLSQKVSTPAGASEEMRTLSLPVLKKGNLLQRSIHSKYNSPHYEGEQL